The Vibrio crassostreae genomic interval CAGTTGAGATTTCAAAAGAACCTGAAGTTGTTCTTGCTGCCGATAAGCTATTCCTGCCCGGTGTAGGTACAGCAAGTGAAGCAATGAAGAACCTGCAAGAGCGCGACCTTGTCTCTCTTGTGAAGAAAGTAGAGAAGCCTCTGCTTGGTATTTGTTTAGGTATGCAACTGTTAGGCAAATTATCTCAAGAGAAAGGCCAAAAGGCTGACGAGTTAGTTGAATGCCTAGGTTTGTGTGATGGTGAAGTGCGTCTACTCGAAACGGGCGATTTGCCATTACCACACATGGGTTGGAACACAGTAACTTCGACACCTAACCATCCTTTGTTTAAAGACATTGAAGAAGGCGAGTATTTCTACTTCGTTCACAGCTTCGCAATGCCAGTGGGCGACTACACAATCGCACAATGTGATTACGGTAATCCGTTTACAGCGGCGGTTCAAAGTGGCAATTATTATGGTGTTCAGTTCCACCCAGAGCGATCTTCGAAAGCTGGCTCTAAGCTGATTCAGAACTTCTTGGAATTGTAATAAGGATTAGGCAGCGGCTAACGTTGCCATATAAGGAATGTAAATGATTATTCCCGCGTTAGATTTAATTGAAGGTCAAGTAGTTCGCTTATTCCAAGGAGACTACGGGCAAGTAACAGAATACAAAGTAGACCCAGCAGAGCAGTTTAACCTGTATCACCAAGCTGGCGCAGGTTGGCTGCATCTTGTTGACTTAACGGGTGCAAAAGACACAACGGCTCGTCAGTTAGACTTGATTGCTAAGCTACTTGCTAGCACGCCTGCGAACATCCAGATTGGTGGTGGCGTGCGTAACGAACAAGATGTCGTTGACCTACTGGAAGCTGGTGCACAGCGCGTTGTGGTTGGTTCTACAGCAGTTAAGCAACCAGAGCTGGTTAAAGGTTGGATGGAAAAGTACGGCGCTGAAAAAATCGTGCTTGCTCTGGACATCAACATCGATGAAAGCGGCACACGTAAAGTGGCAATTTCAGGTTGGCAAGAAGATTCAGGCGTGACTATTGAAGCGCTGATTGAAGACTACCTAACAGTGGGTCTTAAACACGTTCTATGTACTGACATTTCACGTGATGGCACGCTAGAAGGATCAAACGTCGAGCTTTACGTTGACCTTTGTAAACAGTACCCACAGGTTCAATTCCAATCATCGGGCGGCATTGGCAGCCTAGCGGATATCGAAGCTCTAAAAGGCAGCGGTGTTGCGGGTGTGATTGTTGGTCGTGCGTTACTCGATGGCAAGTTTACCGCAGAGGAGGCATTTGCATGTTGGCAAAGCGAATAATCCCTTGTTTGGATGTCCGTGACGGACAAGTGGTGAAGGGCGTTCAGTTCCGTAACCACGAAATCATTGGCGACATCGTTCCGTTAGCACAGCGCTATGCGGAAGAGGGCGCTGATGAATTAGTATTTTATGACATCACGGCATCAAGCGATGGTCGTGTCGTCGATAAAAGCTGGGTGAAGCGCGTAGCAGAAGTGATTGATATTCCTTTCTGTGTAGCTGGTGGTATTAAATCAGCAGAAGATGCAGCGCGCATTCTTGAATTTGGTGCCGATAAAGTATCGATCAACTCGCCTGCACTTGCTAATCCTCAATTGATCACTGACCTTGCTGATAAGTTCGGCGTGCAGTGTATTGTTGTCGGTATCGATTCATACTTCGATAAAGAAACCGGTAAATATCAGGTTTACCAATTCACTGGCGATGAGGCGCGTACTAAAGCGACCAAATGGGAAACCAAAGATTGGGTGCAGGAAGTACAGAAACGTGGCGCAGGTGAGATTGTGTTAAACATGATGAACCAAGATGGCGTTCGTAACGGCTATGACATCGAACAGTTAAACATGGTACGTGAAGTATGCAATGTACCTCTGATTGCTTCTGGTGGCGCAGGTGCAATGGAGCACTTTGCTGAAGCCTATAAGAAGACCAACGTGGACGGAGCGCTAGCAGCTTCGGTATTCCACAAGCAAGTCATCAATATTGGTGAACTTAAACAGTATTTAAAACAACAAGATGTAGAGGTGCGACTATGAGTTTTGAAACCGCAAGCTTATCAAAAACAGAAGTAGGCGCATTATCAGAGCGTATTAACTGGGAAAAAGTAGATGGCTTAGTACCAGCTATTGTTCAAGATTACCAATCGAGCCAAGTGTTAATGATGGGATACATGAACCCAGCTGCACTTGAGAAAACAGGTGAAACTGGCAATGTGACGTTTTTCTCTCGCACCAAAGAGCGCCTTTGGACGAAAGGTGAAACGTCAGGCAACGTATTACAACTGCATAACATCGCCTTGGACTGTGACAGCGACACTTTACTGGTTAAAGTTAATCCCATTGGTCCAACGTGCCACAC includes:
- the hisH gene encoding imidazole glycerol phosphate synthase subunit HisH; translation: MKDQKVVIIDTGCANVSSVKFAIERLGYAVEISKEPEVVLAADKLFLPGVGTASEAMKNLQERDLVSLVKKVEKPLLGICLGMQLLGKLSQEKGQKADELVECLGLCDGEVRLLETGDLPLPHMGWNTVTSTPNHPLFKDIEEGEYFYFVHSFAMPVGDYTIAQCDYGNPFTAAVQSGNYYGVQFHPERSSKAGSKLIQNFLEL
- the hisA gene encoding 1-(5-phosphoribosyl)-5-[(5-phosphoribosylamino)methylideneamino]imidazole-4-carboxamide isomerase, yielding MIIPALDLIEGQVVRLFQGDYGQVTEYKVDPAEQFNLYHQAGAGWLHLVDLTGAKDTTARQLDLIAKLLASTPANIQIGGGVRNEQDVVDLLEAGAQRVVVGSTAVKQPELVKGWMEKYGAEKIVLALDINIDESGTRKVAISGWQEDSGVTIEALIEDYLTVGLKHVLCTDISRDGTLEGSNVELYVDLCKQYPQVQFQSSGGIGSLADIEALKGSGVAGVIVGRALLDGKFTAEEAFACWQSE
- the hisF gene encoding imidazole glycerol phosphate synthase subunit HisF, with translation MLAKRIIPCLDVRDGQVVKGVQFRNHEIIGDIVPLAQRYAEEGADELVFYDITASSDGRVVDKSWVKRVAEVIDIPFCVAGGIKSAEDAARILEFGADKVSINSPALANPQLITDLADKFGVQCIVVGIDSYFDKETGKYQVYQFTGDEARTKATKWETKDWVQEVQKRGAGEIVLNMMNQDGVRNGYDIEQLNMVREVCNVPLIASGGAGAMEHFAEAYKKTNVDGALAASVFHKQVINIGELKQYLKQQDVEVRL
- the hisIE gene encoding bifunctional phosphoribosyl-AMP cyclohydrolase/phosphoribosyl-ATP diphosphatase HisIE — protein: MSFETASLSKTEVGALSERINWEKVDGLVPAIVQDYQSSQVLMMGYMNPAALEKTGETGNVTFFSRTKERLWTKGETSGNVLQLHNIALDCDSDTLLVKVNPIGPTCHTGTTTCWDGDKQEESQMVWLHQLEQLLAARKDADPESSYTASLYARGTKRISQKVGEEGVEVALAATSGDKAELVCESADLIYHLMVLLQDQGLSMNDVVNKLKERHK